The following are encoded together in the Daucus carota subsp. sativus chromosome 5, DH1 v3.0, whole genome shotgun sequence genome:
- the LOC108224083 gene encoding uncharacterized protein At2g24330, with product MASESEREIAEIVGALSSSPTSPRQKKKKTKRGVFSRMWNGLFGIHGDDFEKRLKHISKEEATVLARLKKRSTSWRRMTRNLVVFSVLFEVIAVGYAIITTRSLDLNWKMRALRVLPMFLLPAVSSLTYSALVSITRMCDRKDQETIERLRAERIEKINELKERTNYYTTQQLIQRYDPDPAAKAAAATVLASKLGMDSGLKLYMGDDSKFNHSMGKSTDAEHVQSSGLRNRKQPLTRSNSNASTGMQQLEAEMMQHAAEGSDLFRHEELVVEHETPTGIHAQDGGWIARLAALLVGEDPTQSYALICGSCHMHNGLARREDFPYITYYCPHCNALNRPKQLEDNSPNSSQMTSPGSRSFRPVDDSLVQNVSKPVSGKASDSSSPVAATVEQKETQDVSRPFSDKVYDGSSHVAAAVEPNETQDVGRAVTGKASDSSSPVAAAMEHKETQDVSRPMSEKASDGTSPVAAAVEHRELQDVGTFMSDKASDSSNSVAAELEHKEIQDVSKPRNDKASDSNSPTASEVEHKETSETTAHESEVS from the exons ATGGCTAGTGAATCCGAGAGAGAAATTGCAGAGATCGTAGGTGCCCTTTCATCTTCACCTACATCTCCAagacagaagaagaagaagactaAGAGAGGAGTATTTTCTCGAATGTGGAATGGTTTATTTGGGATACATGGTGATGACTTCGAGAAGAGACTGAAACATATATCCAAGGAAGAGGCTACTGTTCTTGCTAGATTGAAAAAGAGATCTACAAGTTGGAGGAGGATGACTAGAAATCTTGTAGTTTTCTCTGTACTTTTTGAG GTTATTGCTGTTGGTTATGCTATCATTACTACAAGATCATTGGACTTGAACTGGAAGATGAGGGCCCTACGCGTGTTGCCCATGTTTCTTTTGCCTGCTGTGTCTTCACTTACTTATTCAGCTCTTGTAAGCATCACAAGGATGT gTGACCGCAAAGATCAGGAGACTATAGAACGGCTTCGGGCTGAAcgcatagaaaaaattaatgaaCTCAAAGAGAGAACTAATTATTATACTACACAGCAACTTATTCAG AGATATGACCCCGATCCAGCAGCCAAGGCAGCTGCTGCAACAGTCCTAGCCTCCAAGTTGGGTATGGATTCTGGCTTAAAACTGTATATGGGCGAtgattcaaaatttaatcattCTATGGGGAAGAGCACTGATGCTGAACATGTGCAATCTAGTGGTCTCCGAAATCGCAAGCAACCACTCACTAGATCCAATAGCAACGCAAGTACTGGTATGCAGCAGTTGGAAGCAGAAATGATGCAACATGCAGCTGAGGGGTCTGACTTGTTTAGACATGAGGAGCTGGTGGTTGAACATGAAACTCCAACGGGAATACATGCTCAGGATGGGGGATGGATTGCTCGACTTGCAGCTTTGCTTGTTGGAGAGGATCCAACCCAATCTTATGCACTTATTTGTGGCAGCTGTCATATGCACAATG GGCTTGCAAGGAGGGAAGATTTCCCGTACATCACTTACTATTGCCCACACTGCAATGCCTTAAATAGGCCAAAGCAACTAGAAGACAATTCCCCCAACAGTTCACAAATGACGTCCCCTGGTTCTAGATCTTTCAGACCGGTGGATGATAGCCTGGTCCAAAATGTTAGTAAACCCGTCAGTGGCAAAGCATCTGATAGCAGTAGTCCTGTGGCAGCTACAGTGGAACAGAAAGAAACACAAGATGTTAGTAGACCTTTCAGTGACAAAGTATATGATGGCAGTAGCCACGTGGCAGCTGCGGTGGAACCTAATGAAACACAAGATGTTGGGAGAGCCGTGACTGGCAAAGCATCTGATAGCAGTAGCCCTGTGGCAGCTGCAATGGAACACAAAGAAACACAAGATGTTAGTAGACCCATGAGTGAAAAAGCATCTGACGGCACTAGCCCTGTGGCAGCTGCAGTGGAACACAGAGAACTACAAGATGTTGGTACATTCATGAGTGACAAAGCATCTGATAGCAGTAACTCTGTGGCAGCTGAATTGGAACACAAAGAAATACAAGATGTTAGTAAACCCAGGAATGACAAAGCATCTGATAGCAATAGTCCTACGGCATCTGAAGTGGAACACAAAGAAACAAGCGAGACAACAGCACACGAGAGTGAAGTAAGTTGA
- the LOC108223316 gene encoding increased DNA methylation 1 isoform X1, with product MLFSSEIESLHDDGFEGSADEHNTCRKVYFGNDGGRGTKRCLVTGVINFENVNSKDADISLGSNSGSSALTSQEDPLNVKEDPREKSEPLHVSKKFEREIRENPDVAAKRMKFSIDGPSDAKSLTQNGFGSSAPLQGVISDVPQSASCFVRHNVTCRIVESAGSGVSCSCYLLKKHNKMEFGGDTNDDDCSRFKLSSVDGREQKEVGASKAIASPVSQESSATKLLISSSAIVANDSGCHRPSKPRWKDSCFVELDEAEMSLSRESKNDPRPLLRFLINRLLTAAGWVVGRRKRSSTYNGIGEYVYKSPEGRPMREFRRAWVLCGHSLFEGSDIVHQERDVKQYIDLAQFWSALNESSNKIKEMEDWETTSALAHCWYLLDPLAKVLFIDKQFSSLKAGKIIQAKRSFVVRSKKTSDSVFTLHNVENAGNLLLGDVHATHQSCRSSQVLDRALVVYNKGNISEQDKYSEYLQVLPLATQKGAPSNTSKEKSGRNIKFEEMSRDERNLAILSLQAYGSDSSSDEIDNDLFGVRIGTHDANLYLGCDMKNSPLCSAQQQNGKSFHHIHSSSRDLTHADYNDRHVLGLSIKSNSAGDGLPVKRNSIGSGNKPKKPRAKEGNGQKKSYKCRLKDDDLLISAIIKKKSCKSTTKQTKVRKISCRSKSFKKRKNQKGSCRLLPRSFNRSGVHYKEGNCLPLGSRTVLSWLINSGNISLNEVVQYRNTKDDTVVKDGLVTWDGILCRCCETVLSVSEFKSHSGFRLNRPCLNLFMESGKPFTLCQLEAWSAEYKARKSPTRTLRADEADENDDSCGLCGVEGELICCDNCPSTFHRACLYEQEIPEGSWYCSQCTCQICGDLVNDKESSNSPNSITCYQCEHKYHERCLKEKCIQAAEDSDIRLCGEECYKVYSDLHSRVGHMNLISDGLAWTLLRCIHGDKKFNSGQRFVALKAECNLKLAVALTIMEECFLPMVDARTGVDMIPHVLYNWGSRFARLNYHGFYTVVLEKNDVLLSAASIRIHGATVAEMPLIATCSRYRRQGMCRHLMNVIEEMLMSIKVEKLVISAIPDLVETWTKGFGFERLEDDERRQLRRTVNLMVFPGSVWLKKSLSRSQVSKDQQIGEIESCNVSPSEKDDLHVSGSLVEEPHGIQPASEPEVHMTTEELDVKTELVPANGNNIQIDKDLKEAVDIRCSKLSCEEKEENNQSKVYVDSMEVYIEREHTEQVERPVRQGIITANDV from the exons ATGCTATTCAGCAGCGAAATTGAGTCTTTGCATGATGATGGCTTTGAGGGTTCAGCGGATGAACACAATACTTGTAGAAAAGTGTACTTTGGTAATGATGGTGGTAGAGGCACTAAACGGTGTCTTGTTACCGGAGTCATAAATTTCGAAAATGTGAATAGCAAGGATGCAGACATATCGCTTGGTTCAAACAGTGGAAGCTCCGCTTTAACTAGTCAGGAGGATCCTCTTAATGTGAAAGAGGATCCTAGAGAGAAATCTGAACCTTTACACGTCTCAAAAAAATTTGAGCGGGAAATAAGAGAAAACCCTGATGTAGCGGCAAAACGTATGAAATTTTCTATTGATGGTCCTTCTGATGCCAAATCATTAACGCAAAATGGATTCGGTTCTTCAGCTCCATTGCAAGGAGTTATTTCTGATGTGCCTCAGTCAGCTTCATGTTTTGTACGTCACAATGTAACATGTCGTATAGTTGAATCAGCTGGAAGCGGGGTTTCATGTAGTTGCTATCTGCTAAAGAAGCACAACAAAATGGAATTTGGTGGCGATACTAATGACGATGATTGTTCCAGGTTTAAATTGTCTAGTGTTGATGGACGTGAGCAGAAGGAGGTTGGAGCTAGCAAAGCTATCGCATCACCTGTTTCTCAGGAGAGCTCTGCGACAAAGCTTCTGATTTCAAGTTCTGCCATAGTTGCAAATGACTCTGGATGTCATCGACCTTCGAAGCCACGCTGGAAAGATTCTTGCTTTGTAGAACTAGATGAAGCAGAAATGTCACTGAGTAGAGAGTCCAAGAATGATCCACGCCCCCTTCTCCGTTTCCTCATCAACCGTTTACTAACAGCTGCAGGATGGGTGGTAGGGAGGCGTAAAAGATCAAGCACATATAATGGGATTGGAGAATACGTATACAAGTCACCAGAGGGAAGGCCAATGCGTGAGTTTCGTAGAGCATGGGTCTTGTGCGGGCATAGTTTGTTTGAAGGTTCGGATATTGTCCACCAGGAACGTGATGTCAAACAGTATATTGATTTGGCTCAGTTTTGGTCTGCTCTAAATGAAtcatcaaacaaaattaaagaaATGGAGGACTGGGAAACTACTTCAGCACTAGCACATTGTTGGTATCTTCTAGATCCCTTGGCAAAAGTACTGTTCATTGACAAACAATTTAGCTCACTAAAAGCAGGAAAGATAATTCAAGCAAAGAGAAGTTTTGTTGTTCGTTCAAAGAAAACCAGTGATTCTGTTTTCACCTTGCATAATGTGGAAAATGCTGGAAACCTTCTTCTAGGTGATGTACATGCGACACATCAGTCTTGTAGATCTTCTCAGGTTTTAGATCGAGCACTGGTTGTTTATAATAAAGGTAATATCAGCGAGCAGGATAAATATTCTGAATACTTGCAGGTGCTACCACTGGCAACCCAGAAGGGTGCACCATCTAACACATCCAAAGAGAAATCTGGGAGAAACATTAAATTTGAAGAAATGTCTCGTGATGAAAGAAATCTAGCTATCTTATCTTTGCAGGCTTATGGTTCAGACAGCAGTTCAGATGAGATAGATAATGACCTGTTTGGCGTTCGCATTGGTACTCATGATGCAAACCTGTATCTAGGTTGTGATATGAAAAACTCTCCTCTTTGCTCTGCCCAGCAGCAGAATGGTAAAAGTTTTCATCACATTCATAGTAGTTCTAGGGACTTGACTCATGCTGATTACAATGATAGACATGTTCTTGGTCTGAGTATTAAGAGTAACAGCGCTGGAGATGGTTTACCTGTAAAGCGTAATTCTATCGGCTCTGGTAATAAGCCGAAAAAACCTCGAGCCAAAGAAGGAAATGGACAGAAGAAATCATATAAATGCCGATTAAAAGATGACGATCTTCTAATTTCTGctataataaaaaagaaaagttgCAAGTCTACTACTAAACAAACCAAGGTCAGAAAGATTTCGTGCAGatcaaaatctttcaaaaagCGCAAAAACCAAAAGGGAAGTTGCAGGTTGCTTCCACGAAGTTTCAATAGGAGCGGGGTACATTACAAGGAAGGAAACTGTTTACCCTTAGGTTCCAGAACAGTATTGTCCTGGTTAATTAACTCTGGAAATATTTCTCTCAATGAAGTGGTACAGTACCGGAATACGAAGGATGACACCGTGGTGAAGGATGGTTTGGTTACATGGGATGGAATATTATGTAGGTGCTGTGAAACAGTACTCTCTGTGTCCGAGTTCAAGAGTCATTCTGGTTTTAGGCTGAACCGACCCTGTCTTAATCTTTTCATGGAGTCTGGTAAGCCATTCACCTTATGTCAACTTGAGGCATGGTCAGCGGAATATAAGGCTAGGAAGAGTCCTACTCGAACTCTGCGAGCGGATGAAGCGGATGAAAATGATGACAGCTGTGGACTGTGTGGTGTTGAGGGCGAGTTGATATGTTGTGACAACTGCCCATCTACATTCCATCGAGCTTGCTTGTATGAACAG GAAATACCCGAGGGTAGCTGGTACTGTTCGCAATGCACTTGCCAGATTTGTGGGGATTTGGTTAATGATAAAGAGTCTTCAAACTCCCCTAATTCAATTACATGTTACCAGTGTGAACATAAAT ATCACGAGAGATGCTTGAAGgaaaagtgtatacaagctgCTGAGGATTCTGACATCCGGTTATGTGGAGAGGAATGCTACAAG GTTTACTCGGATCTTCATTCCCGAGTCGGGCATATGAATCTCATTTCTGATGGTCTTGCTTGGACTCTCTTGAGGTGCATTCATGGCGACAAAAAATTCAACTCTGGTCAACGGTTTGTTGCTTTGAAGGCAGAGTGCAACTTAAAATTAGCTGTTGCTCTTACAATAATGGAGGAGTGCTTTCTTCCAATGGTTGATGCAAGGACAGGCGTAGACATGATACCCCATGTGCTGTACAACTGGGG ATCCCGATTTGCGCGACTAAATTATCATGGTTTTTACACTGTGGTCTTGGAGAAAAATGACGTGTTGTTGTCAGCAGCATCAATCAG GATCCATGGAGCAACAGTTGCAGAAATGCCCCTGATTGCTACCTGCAGTAGATACCGGCGGCAGGGAATGTGTCGCCACCTTATGAATGTCATCGAAGAG ATGCTAATGTCCATAAAGGTTGAGAAGCTTGTCATATCTGCAATACCTGATTTAGTAGAGACATGGACAAAAGGTTTTGGCTTTGAAAGGTTAGAGGATGATGAGAGACGACAACTGCGGCGAACTGTCAACTTAATGGTATTTCCAGGATCAGTATGGCTCAAAAAATCTCTCTCTAGGAGTCAAGTATCAAAGGATCAACAAATCG gtGAAATAGAATCATGCAATGTGTCACCTTCTGAAAAAGATGACTTGCATGTTTCTGGATCTTTAGTTGAAGAGCCCCATGGGATTCAGCCTGCAAGTGAACCCGAAGTGCATATGACCACTGAGGAACTTGATGTCAAGACAGAACTGGTACCCGCTAATGGCAACAACATACAGATAGACAAAGACCTGAAAGAAGCCGTGGATATCCGCTGCTCGAAGCTGTCAtgtgaagagaaagaagaaaataATCAATCGAAAGTTTATGTTGATTCAATGGAAGTGTACATTGAAAGAGAACATACCGAACAGGTAGAGAGACCAGTTAGGCAAGGCATAATAACAGCGAATGACGTATAG
- the LOC108223316 gene encoding increased DNA methylation 1 isoform X2: MLFSSEIESLHDDGFEGSADEHNTCRKVYFGNDGGRGTKRCLVTGVINFENVNSKDADISLGSNSGSSALTSQEDPLNVKEDPREKSEPLHVSKKFEREIRENPDVAAKRMKFSIDGPSDAKSLTQNGFGSSAPLQGVISDVPQSASCFVRHNVTCRIVESAGSGVSCSCYLLKKHNKMEFGGDTNDDDCSRFKLSSVDGREQKEVGASKAIASPVSQESSATKLLISSSAIVANDSGCHRPSKPRWKDSCFVELDEAEMSLSRESKNDPRPLLRFLINRLLTAAGWVVGRRKRSSTYNGIGEYVYKSPEGRPMREFRRAWVLCGHSLFEGSDIVHQERDVKQYIDLAQFWSALNESSNKIKEMEDWETTSALAHCWYLLDPLAKVLFIDKQFSSLKAGKIIQAKRSFVVRSKKTSDSVFTLHNVENAGNLLLGDVHATHQSCRSSQVLDRALVVYNKGNISEQDKYSEYLQVLPLATQKGAPSNTSKEKSGRNIKFEEMSRDERNLAILSLQAYGSDSSSDEIDNDLFGVRIGTHDANLYLGCDMKNSPLCSAQQQNGKSFHHIHSSSRDLTHADYNDRHVLGLSIKSNSAGDGLPVKRNSIGSGNKPKKPRAKEGNGQKKSYKCRLKDDDLLISAIIKKKSCKSTTKQTKVRKISCRSKSFKKRKNQKGSCRLLPRSFNRSGVHYKEGNCLPLGSRTVLSWLINSGNISLNEVVQYRNTKDDTVVKDGLVTWDGILCRCCETVLSVSEFKSHSGFRLNRPCLNLFMESGKPFTLCQLEAWSAEYKARKSPTRTLRADEADENDDSCGLCGVEGELICCDNCPSTFHRACLYEQEIPEGSWYCSQCTCQICGDLVNDKESSNSPNSITCYQCEHKYHERCLKEKCIQAAEDSDIRLCGEECYKVYSDLHSRVGHMNLISDGLAWTLLRCIHGDKKFNSGQRFVALKAECNLKLAVALTIMEECFLPMVDARTGVDMIPHVLYNWGSRFARLNYHGFYTVVLEKNDVLLSAASIRIHGATVAEMPLIATCSRYRRQGMCRHLMNVIEEMLMSIKVEKLVISAIPDLVETWTKGFGFERLEDDERRQLRRTVNLMVFPGSVWLKKSLSRSQVSKDQQIVEEPHGIQPASEPEVHMTTEELDVKTELVPANGNNIQIDKDLKEAVDIRCSKLSCEEKEENNQSKVYVDSMEVYIEREHTEQVERPVRQGIITANDV; this comes from the exons ATGCTATTCAGCAGCGAAATTGAGTCTTTGCATGATGATGGCTTTGAGGGTTCAGCGGATGAACACAATACTTGTAGAAAAGTGTACTTTGGTAATGATGGTGGTAGAGGCACTAAACGGTGTCTTGTTACCGGAGTCATAAATTTCGAAAATGTGAATAGCAAGGATGCAGACATATCGCTTGGTTCAAACAGTGGAAGCTCCGCTTTAACTAGTCAGGAGGATCCTCTTAATGTGAAAGAGGATCCTAGAGAGAAATCTGAACCTTTACACGTCTCAAAAAAATTTGAGCGGGAAATAAGAGAAAACCCTGATGTAGCGGCAAAACGTATGAAATTTTCTATTGATGGTCCTTCTGATGCCAAATCATTAACGCAAAATGGATTCGGTTCTTCAGCTCCATTGCAAGGAGTTATTTCTGATGTGCCTCAGTCAGCTTCATGTTTTGTACGTCACAATGTAACATGTCGTATAGTTGAATCAGCTGGAAGCGGGGTTTCATGTAGTTGCTATCTGCTAAAGAAGCACAACAAAATGGAATTTGGTGGCGATACTAATGACGATGATTGTTCCAGGTTTAAATTGTCTAGTGTTGATGGACGTGAGCAGAAGGAGGTTGGAGCTAGCAAAGCTATCGCATCACCTGTTTCTCAGGAGAGCTCTGCGACAAAGCTTCTGATTTCAAGTTCTGCCATAGTTGCAAATGACTCTGGATGTCATCGACCTTCGAAGCCACGCTGGAAAGATTCTTGCTTTGTAGAACTAGATGAAGCAGAAATGTCACTGAGTAGAGAGTCCAAGAATGATCCACGCCCCCTTCTCCGTTTCCTCATCAACCGTTTACTAACAGCTGCAGGATGGGTGGTAGGGAGGCGTAAAAGATCAAGCACATATAATGGGATTGGAGAATACGTATACAAGTCACCAGAGGGAAGGCCAATGCGTGAGTTTCGTAGAGCATGGGTCTTGTGCGGGCATAGTTTGTTTGAAGGTTCGGATATTGTCCACCAGGAACGTGATGTCAAACAGTATATTGATTTGGCTCAGTTTTGGTCTGCTCTAAATGAAtcatcaaacaaaattaaagaaATGGAGGACTGGGAAACTACTTCAGCACTAGCACATTGTTGGTATCTTCTAGATCCCTTGGCAAAAGTACTGTTCATTGACAAACAATTTAGCTCACTAAAAGCAGGAAAGATAATTCAAGCAAAGAGAAGTTTTGTTGTTCGTTCAAAGAAAACCAGTGATTCTGTTTTCACCTTGCATAATGTGGAAAATGCTGGAAACCTTCTTCTAGGTGATGTACATGCGACACATCAGTCTTGTAGATCTTCTCAGGTTTTAGATCGAGCACTGGTTGTTTATAATAAAGGTAATATCAGCGAGCAGGATAAATATTCTGAATACTTGCAGGTGCTACCACTGGCAACCCAGAAGGGTGCACCATCTAACACATCCAAAGAGAAATCTGGGAGAAACATTAAATTTGAAGAAATGTCTCGTGATGAAAGAAATCTAGCTATCTTATCTTTGCAGGCTTATGGTTCAGACAGCAGTTCAGATGAGATAGATAATGACCTGTTTGGCGTTCGCATTGGTACTCATGATGCAAACCTGTATCTAGGTTGTGATATGAAAAACTCTCCTCTTTGCTCTGCCCAGCAGCAGAATGGTAAAAGTTTTCATCACATTCATAGTAGTTCTAGGGACTTGACTCATGCTGATTACAATGATAGACATGTTCTTGGTCTGAGTATTAAGAGTAACAGCGCTGGAGATGGTTTACCTGTAAAGCGTAATTCTATCGGCTCTGGTAATAAGCCGAAAAAACCTCGAGCCAAAGAAGGAAATGGACAGAAGAAATCATATAAATGCCGATTAAAAGATGACGATCTTCTAATTTCTGctataataaaaaagaaaagttgCAAGTCTACTACTAAACAAACCAAGGTCAGAAAGATTTCGTGCAGatcaaaatctttcaaaaagCGCAAAAACCAAAAGGGAAGTTGCAGGTTGCTTCCACGAAGTTTCAATAGGAGCGGGGTACATTACAAGGAAGGAAACTGTTTACCCTTAGGTTCCAGAACAGTATTGTCCTGGTTAATTAACTCTGGAAATATTTCTCTCAATGAAGTGGTACAGTACCGGAATACGAAGGATGACACCGTGGTGAAGGATGGTTTGGTTACATGGGATGGAATATTATGTAGGTGCTGTGAAACAGTACTCTCTGTGTCCGAGTTCAAGAGTCATTCTGGTTTTAGGCTGAACCGACCCTGTCTTAATCTTTTCATGGAGTCTGGTAAGCCATTCACCTTATGTCAACTTGAGGCATGGTCAGCGGAATATAAGGCTAGGAAGAGTCCTACTCGAACTCTGCGAGCGGATGAAGCGGATGAAAATGATGACAGCTGTGGACTGTGTGGTGTTGAGGGCGAGTTGATATGTTGTGACAACTGCCCATCTACATTCCATCGAGCTTGCTTGTATGAACAG GAAATACCCGAGGGTAGCTGGTACTGTTCGCAATGCACTTGCCAGATTTGTGGGGATTTGGTTAATGATAAAGAGTCTTCAAACTCCCCTAATTCAATTACATGTTACCAGTGTGAACATAAAT ATCACGAGAGATGCTTGAAGgaaaagtgtatacaagctgCTGAGGATTCTGACATCCGGTTATGTGGAGAGGAATGCTACAAG GTTTACTCGGATCTTCATTCCCGAGTCGGGCATATGAATCTCATTTCTGATGGTCTTGCTTGGACTCTCTTGAGGTGCATTCATGGCGACAAAAAATTCAACTCTGGTCAACGGTTTGTTGCTTTGAAGGCAGAGTGCAACTTAAAATTAGCTGTTGCTCTTACAATAATGGAGGAGTGCTTTCTTCCAATGGTTGATGCAAGGACAGGCGTAGACATGATACCCCATGTGCTGTACAACTGGGG ATCCCGATTTGCGCGACTAAATTATCATGGTTTTTACACTGTGGTCTTGGAGAAAAATGACGTGTTGTTGTCAGCAGCATCAATCAG GATCCATGGAGCAACAGTTGCAGAAATGCCCCTGATTGCTACCTGCAGTAGATACCGGCGGCAGGGAATGTGTCGCCACCTTATGAATGTCATCGAAGAG ATGCTAATGTCCATAAAGGTTGAGAAGCTTGTCATATCTGCAATACCTGATTTAGTAGAGACATGGACAAAAGGTTTTGGCTTTGAAAGGTTAGAGGATGATGAGAGACGACAACTGCGGCGAACTGTCAACTTAATGGTATTTCCAGGATCAGTATGGCTCAAAAAATCTCTCTCTAGGAGTCAAGTATCAAAGGATCAACAAATCG TTGAAGAGCCCCATGGGATTCAGCCTGCAAGTGAACCCGAAGTGCATATGACCACTGAGGAACTTGATGTCAAGACAGAACTGGTACCCGCTAATGGCAACAACATACAGATAGACAAAGACCTGAAAGAAGCCGTGGATATCCGCTGCTCGAAGCTGTCAtgtgaagagaaagaagaaaataATCAATCGAAAGTTTATGTTGATTCAATGGAAGTGTACATTGAAAGAGAACATACCGAACAGGTAGAGAGACCAGTTAGGCAAGGCATAATAACAGCGAATGACGTATAG